The following coding sequences lie in one Candidatus Nitrospira allomarina genomic window:
- the xdhA gene encoding xanthine dehydrogenase small subunit — MPNLTSFDGSENSAIRFVLGGEIKTLANIDPSMTILRYLREIGNRTGTKEACGEGGCGACTVVLADLNNDGRLRYRTINSCLHPLPQVDGQVLLTVEDLKTVDGHLHPVQQALVEAHASQCGYCTPGIVMSLFALYQSGELPEREAIVNALTGNLCRCTGYRPIIDAALGLFESDRPTVVEGNQRMNKSPGFSGRVATDESTLRKLLDSIKRSHRLSIQGRTSTGKTNRYLLPLDLAELSDMLGQYENPILLAGGTDIGPTVSQKSQKNETIIFIGKVKELRGIFLSDSGITIGSATTLTEVYPVIARYYPAFGDLLLRFGCPAVRNLATIGGNIAGRSPVSDTATALIALDGMMALRVANTQRTVSVEAFLTGAKHDVLAPGELIESIFLPLPKEGSMFFAYKITKRHDCDIAAISAAFSMELKDNRIHQVRVCYGGMSPYVKRAAHCEHALTGMPWAADTIETAGHQLAKDFEPTTDGRASPAYRMLVAKNLLQRWYLESTLPPENLQVRAYQKTYE, encoded by the coding sequence ATGCCAAATCTGACTTCATTTGATGGCTCTGAGAATTCTGCCATCCGTTTTGTTCTGGGTGGGGAAATCAAAACCTTAGCCAACATTGATCCCTCTATGACTATTTTGCGCTATCTGCGGGAAATAGGGAACCGAACCGGAACGAAAGAGGCTTGTGGGGAAGGAGGTTGCGGGGCCTGCACAGTGGTTTTGGCGGATTTAAACAATGATGGACGGCTTCGCTATCGCACCATCAATTCCTGTCTTCACCCATTACCTCAGGTGGATGGCCAGGTGCTTCTCACGGTGGAAGATCTGAAGACGGTCGATGGACACCTGCATCCTGTGCAACAAGCATTGGTTGAGGCTCATGCCTCGCAATGCGGATATTGTACCCCGGGCATTGTCATGAGTCTGTTTGCGCTTTACCAATCCGGGGAACTCCCCGAGAGAGAAGCGATCGTCAATGCGTTGACCGGAAATCTATGTCGCTGTACCGGCTATCGACCAATCATTGATGCCGCCTTGGGCCTGTTTGAAAGCGATCGTCCAACCGTCGTGGAGGGCAACCAACGAATGAACAAAAGTCCCGGGTTTTCCGGGCGAGTGGCTACAGATGAAAGTACACTTCGTAAATTATTAGATTCCATCAAAAGATCCCATCGACTATCCATACAAGGAAGGACGAGCACGGGGAAAACGAATCGTTATCTGCTCCCTTTGGATCTAGCCGAACTTTCCGACATGCTTGGACAGTATGAAAACCCTATTCTCCTTGCCGGTGGCACCGATATTGGCCCCACCGTTTCGCAGAAATCACAGAAAAATGAAACGATAATCTTCATCGGAAAGGTCAAGGAGCTCCGGGGTATCTTTCTCTCCGATTCAGGTATCACAATCGGTTCGGCGACGACCCTGACGGAAGTCTATCCGGTCATCGCCCGTTACTATCCCGCCTTTGGAGATTTATTGCTGCGTTTCGGGTGCCCGGCAGTTCGTAATCTGGCAACCATCGGTGGGAACATTGCCGGCCGGTCACCCGTCAGTGATACCGCCACGGCCTTGATTGCCCTCGACGGCATGATGGCGTTACGTGTTGCCAACACGCAACGAACCGTGTCGGTGGAAGCCTTTCTGACAGGTGCCAAGCATGATGTTCTCGCTCCCGGCGAGCTTATCGAATCCATTTTCCTTCCCCTTCCAAAAGAAGGGAGTATGTTCTTTGCGTATAAAATTACCAAACGGCACGATTGTGATATTGCGGCGATCAGCGCGGCCTTCTCTATGGAACTGAAAGACAACCGGATACACCAGGTGCGTGTGTGCTATGGCGGCATGTCCCCTTACGTGAAGCGGGCTGCTCACTGTGAACATGCGTTGACCGGCATGCCCTGGGCTGCAGATACGATAGAAACAGCGGGTCACCAGTTAGCGAAAGATTTTGAACCAACCACCGATGGGCGTGCCTCCCCGGCCTATCGAATGTTGGTCGCCAAAAACCTCCTTCAACGATGGTATCTTGAATCAACCCTTCCACCGGAAAACCTGCAGGTCAGGGCGTACCAAAAGACCTATGAGTAA
- the xdhB gene encoding xanthine dehydrogenase molybdopterin binding subunit has product MSNHEIPGGAGSSKMHDSARLHVTGEADYVDDLLAPALTLYAAFGVSQYAHARVTTLDLERVRQSPGVVSVVTAHDIPGENLISFIQADEPVFASTHVECVGQPLYAVAAQSFQQARAAVNCARVEYDPLVPVLTVEQALADDSFVLPSKRLSRGNATQALESATHHLEGQLKVGGQEHFYFESQVALAIPNNDGGICIHSATQYPSHIQQAVARVLGLKRISDVTVMCRRMGGAFGGKETQSTLFACVAALLAANTGQAVKCRLTRQEDMVMTGKRHDFMALYQVGFDDEGRIEGYRVELSSRCGMSADLSGFINDRAMLHSDNCYFLPHVTINSHRCKTNTVSNTAFRGFGAPQGIWVMEQIIDEIARYLGQDPLDIRKRNFYEPGQRDTTPYGMRVEDRLLHEIVSRLETDARYRERRAEIEDFNRHSPILKRGLALTPVKYGIAFTQTHLNQAGALVHVYIDGSVYLNHGGTEMGQGLYTKVAQVVAEELQIDIGRITISAADTSKVPNASATAASVGADLNGKAAQAAARTIKIRLIEFAAKHFHIRPEEVVFSNNRVLLGSQHISFQDLVALAYQERISLSATGFYRTPEIEFDRSNFTGRPFLYFSYGAAVSEVAIDTLTGESTLLRVDILHDCGRSLNPAIDRGQIEGAFLQGAGWLTMEELIWNDAGVLQTNTSSSYKIPACRDCPVHFNVELLETAPNRTDSVFSSKAVGEPPFMLAISVFQAIKDAIAAAGNLCRRPQLDAPATPERILKAIQDIRST; this is encoded by the coding sequence ATGAGTAACCATGAGATTCCAGGTGGTGCCGGATCGTCCAAAATGCACGATAGCGCTCGTTTACATGTGACCGGCGAGGCAGACTACGTCGACGACCTGTTGGCTCCCGCATTGACACTTTATGCGGCTTTTGGAGTCAGCCAATATGCTCATGCACGCGTCACCACACTTGACCTGGAACGCGTCAGACAGTCTCCCGGGGTTGTGTCGGTTGTCACTGCACACGATATTCCTGGGGAAAACCTCATCAGCTTCATTCAGGCGGATGAGCCCGTCTTTGCTTCGACGCACGTTGAGTGTGTCGGACAGCCGCTCTATGCCGTGGCTGCGCAATCATTTCAGCAGGCGCGAGCGGCGGTCAATTGCGCGAGGGTGGAATATGACCCTCTGGTGCCGGTTCTCACGGTCGAACAAGCGCTGGCTGATGATTCGTTTGTCCTGCCATCGAAACGCCTATCCAGGGGAAACGCCACGCAGGCGCTGGAATCCGCTACTCACCACCTGGAAGGACAACTTAAGGTCGGCGGCCAGGAGCACTTTTATTTCGAATCCCAGGTGGCCCTGGCGATTCCCAATAATGACGGAGGAATCTGTATTCACAGCGCCACCCAGTATCCTTCACATATCCAACAGGCGGTTGCCCGGGTGCTGGGGTTGAAACGAATCAGTGACGTGACAGTGATGTGTCGTCGTATGGGGGGTGCCTTTGGGGGTAAGGAAACTCAGTCGACTCTCTTTGCCTGTGTGGCGGCTTTACTCGCCGCAAATACGGGTCAGGCTGTGAAATGCAGGCTAACCCGGCAGGAAGACATGGTGATGACCGGCAAGCGGCATGATTTTATGGCCCTCTATCAGGTCGGCTTTGACGATGAGGGGCGAATCGAGGGATACAGGGTGGAGCTGTCCTCACGGTGCGGGATGTCTGCCGATCTCTCAGGATTTATTAACGATCGTGCCATGCTTCACAGCGACAATTGTTATTTTTTACCTCATGTGACCATTAACTCTCACCGCTGCAAAACCAACACGGTATCCAATACCGCTTTTCGCGGATTTGGCGCCCCCCAGGGAATCTGGGTGATGGAACAGATTATCGACGAAATTGCCCGTTACCTCGGTCAAGATCCGCTCGACATCCGCAAACGAAACTTTTACGAACCAGGGCAACGTGATACCACGCCTTATGGCATGCGTGTCGAAGACCGCCTATTACATGAGATCGTCTCACGCCTGGAAACAGATGCCAGGTACCGGGAGCGTCGTGCTGAAATCGAGGATTTCAACCGTCATAGTCCGATACTTAAACGCGGCTTGGCGTTGACTCCGGTGAAATATGGTATTGCTTTTACTCAAACCCATTTAAACCAGGCCGGTGCATTGGTCCATGTATATATCGACGGCAGCGTCTACCTGAATCATGGCGGAACAGAGATGGGCCAGGGGCTCTATACCAAAGTCGCTCAGGTTGTCGCCGAAGAATTGCAGATTGATATCGGGCGCATTACCATTTCTGCGGCCGATACCAGCAAAGTTCCGAATGCATCAGCGACGGCGGCCTCGGTTGGGGCGGACCTCAATGGCAAGGCCGCTCAAGCGGCTGCCCGAACAATCAAAATTCGTCTGATCGAATTCGCTGCAAAGCATTTTCACATCCGGCCGGAAGAGGTTGTCTTTTCAAATAACCGGGTATTGCTCGGGTCCCAACATATTTCGTTTCAGGATTTGGTGGCGCTCGCCTATCAAGAACGGATCTCATTGTCAGCGACCGGGTTTTACCGAACCCCGGAAATCGAGTTCGACCGAAGCAACTTCACCGGCCGGCCCTTTCTGTACTTTTCCTATGGCGCAGCGGTTTCCGAGGTGGCGATCGATACCCTGACAGGAGAAAGTACACTGCTGAGGGTCGATATTTTGCACGATTGTGGAAGATCACTGAATCCTGCCATTGATCGCGGGCAGATTGAAGGGGCCTTCCTTCAGGGGGCAGGCTGGTTAACAATGGAGGAACTGATCTGGAATGATGCCGGAGTTCTGCAAACTAACACCTCGTCCTCCTACAAAATTCCGGCCTGCCGTGATTGCCCTGTGCATTTTAATGTTGAGTTACTCGAGACCGCGCCCAATCGAACAGACAGTGTGTTTTCCTCCAAGGCGGTTGGTGAACCGCCATTCATGCTGGCCATCTCGGTGTTCCAGGCCATTAAAGATGCCATTGCCGCGGCCGGGAACCTTTGTCGACGTCCGCAATTAGATGCACCGGCAACCCCGGAACGCATCCTGAAGGCCATTCAGGACATTCGTTCAACATGA
- the xdhC gene encoding xanthine dehydrogenase accessory protein XdhC — MNTWLAVLESMRDRRMACALVVLVQTTGSTPREVGAKMVVTASDYFGSIGGGALEYEVIEKARQMLRAEGNQQPKRCLRTWHLGADVGQCCGGACTLYLEILHPVDHFWLNHLIKCRNNEPCVLITSLDSQNGSDRQGKMIVTTHHVEGSLGAGQESVLDHARTLLKSSVNSDMNPHVVFRKPGDQWPAYLLELYGLNPFRLVLFGAGHVGKAIIGVIGGLPCHVTWIDARPEMFPVSVPPNVEKVVTEQYVEIIQETHPGTFFLIMTHSHPLDLELCEHILKRGDFRYLGLIGSKTKRTRFEKRLLQKGLRQEEIKRLICPIGIPEISGKYPGAIAVSVAAQILQQLNTTGTITEEAPTMKTFISEESAYQYPNSL, encoded by the coding sequence ATGAATACCTGGTTAGCAGTGCTGGAATCCATGAGAGATCGGCGAATGGCCTGTGCCCTGGTGGTCCTGGTACAGACAACAGGATCAACCCCGCGTGAAGTGGGGGCCAAGATGGTCGTCACTGCATCTGATTATTTTGGATCCATTGGCGGCGGTGCTCTGGAATATGAGGTCATCGAAAAGGCGCGCCAGATGCTGCGGGCTGAGGGGAATCAACAGCCAAAACGATGTCTTCGAACCTGGCACCTTGGGGCGGATGTCGGCCAATGTTGTGGAGGGGCATGTACCCTGTATCTGGAAATACTCCATCCGGTTGACCATTTCTGGCTGAACCATTTGATAAAGTGCCGGAATAACGAACCGTGTGTTCTCATTACTTCTCTAGACAGTCAGAATGGATCTGACAGACAGGGGAAAATGATCGTGACTACACACCATGTTGAAGGGAGTCTGGGAGCCGGTCAGGAGTCCGTGTTGGATCATGCCCGCACCTTGCTGAAATCCTCCGTCAATTCCGACATGAATCCGCATGTGGTGTTTCGCAAACCAGGGGACCAATGGCCAGCCTACTTGTTAGAGTTATATGGTCTCAATCCTTTTAGACTGGTTTTGTTCGGGGCCGGCCATGTTGGGAAAGCCATCATTGGGGTGATAGGGGGGTTGCCCTGCCATGTCACCTGGATCGATGCACGGCCCGAAATGTTTCCCGTCTCCGTTCCACCGAATGTGGAAAAGGTGGTAACAGAACAGTATGTTGAAATTATTCAGGAAACGCACCCAGGGACATTCTTCCTGATCATGACACATAGCCACCCGCTTGACCTGGAACTCTGCGAACATATTCTGAAACGCGGGGATTTCCGGTATCTGGGACTTATCGGATCAAAAACCAAGCGCACCCGTTTTGAAAAACGACTTCTCCAAAAGGGATTGAGGCAGGAGGAGATAAAACGCCTCATTTGCCCCATCGGCATCCCGGAAATTTCCGGCAAATACCCCGGCGCTATCGCAGTCTCCGTCGCAGCACAGATTCTCCAACAACTGAATACAACAGGGACCATTACAGAGGAAGCACCCACCATGAAGACCTTCATCTCTGAAGAAAGTGCCTACCAATATCCGAACAGTCTTTAA
- a CDS encoding glycosyltransferase family 4 protein codes for MTKKLRFCLCTTFYPPYNSDADGLYVHRLANGLAKLGHDVTVLHNPDAYEVLTGKKVVESYEDHPTITIQKITSPLKRLSLLAVHQTGRPFGQKASLQKCFKEHFDVIHYYNISLLGGPEIFSYGQSTIKMCGLNDHWLICPMHLLWKYTNEVCEKPQCLTCTVRNGKPPQFWRNTGLMENMTRHVDVFLGPSLFTIHKHRERGFRNVMIHLPPFYTIPEPAKGTHEILPANAAYFLCVGRLEEYKGFQDVIPLFRHIQDHTLIICGRGSYSPQLHDLANGMPNVLFVDQYSQSQIQVLYENALATIVPSLCYQTFCHITAESYSAGTPVIARKQSAVEEIISEKGGGILYTNSTELQQAITTMIADAKKRNELKGEANQAYHQEYSEEVYLQRYLDIVEELLLQKTQYGAIQEYDPEKRTFAERKIFGL; via the coding sequence ATGACGAAAAAACTCAGATTTTGCCTTTGCACGACCTTTTATCCGCCTTACAATTCGGATGCGGATGGGTTGTACGTCCACCGACTGGCCAACGGGCTGGCGAAACTGGGCCATGATGTCACGGTGTTACATAACCCTGATGCGTATGAAGTCCTGACAGGGAAAAAGGTTGTTGAATCCTACGAAGATCATCCCACTATCACCATCCAAAAAATCACCTCTCCATTGAAACGTCTGAGTCTCTTGGCCGTTCATCAAACCGGAAGACCGTTTGGCCAGAAAGCCAGCCTACAAAAATGCTTCAAAGAGCATTTTGATGTCATTCACTACTACAACATTTCATTATTGGGGGGTCCTGAAATCTTCAGCTACGGACAGAGCACTATCAAAATGTGTGGATTGAATGATCACTGGTTGATTTGCCCTATGCACCTCCTTTGGAAATATACCAACGAGGTCTGCGAAAAGCCCCAATGCCTCACCTGCACGGTACGGAATGGCAAACCACCCCAATTTTGGCGCAATACCGGTCTCATGGAAAACATGACCAGACATGTCGATGTGTTCCTGGGCCCAAGCCTTTTTACCATTCACAAACATCGTGAGCGTGGGTTCAGGAATGTCATGATTCATTTGCCCCCTTTTTACACCATTCCGGAACCAGCCAAGGGGACTCATGAGATCCTACCGGCAAATGCAGCGTACTTTCTTTGTGTCGGCCGGTTAGAAGAATATAAAGGCTTTCAAGATGTTATACCCCTATTCCGTCACATTCAGGACCATACACTGATCATTTGTGGGCGAGGCAGCTATAGTCCGCAATTACACGATTTGGCCAACGGCATGCCCAATGTGTTGTTCGTTGATCAATATTCCCAAAGCCAAATTCAAGTACTATATGAGAACGCATTGGCCACCATTGTCCCCTCACTTTGCTATCAAACCTTCTGTCACATCACCGCGGAATCCTATTCTGCCGGAACTCCCGTCATTGCCAGGAAGCAAAGTGCTGTCGAAGAAATCATTTCTGAAAAGGGGGGTGGGATTTTGTACACGAATTCAACAGAACTTCAACAAGCCATCACCACAATGATTGCTGATGCAAAGAAAAGGAATGAACTCAAAGGCGAAGCCAACCAGGCGTACCATCAGGAATATTCGGAAGAGGTCTATTTGCAACGATACTTGGATATCGTAGAAGAACTGTTGTTACAAAAAACCCAATACGGGGCAATACAGGAATACGACCCAGAAAAGAGGACATTTGCTGAGAGGAAAATATTCGGCCTGTAG
- a CDS encoding cytochrome P450, which produces MTSLITVIAVLLPLAPILNVYRLPGFIRRLRLFPRVFVLLSSAIVLYISLTVLLVLYFPRYVPAVLVLAFPLVFYLYFWRARSTFGSKKRLPPGSLRLAPPGPWVDYLYYQKQADKHGPIFKMNNFVQPMICLAGIELGTEFLKLHEDDTTTPPMPFNSRIPGGFMRYMAPAIHMEYRNKMKNIFSDHIFLQGKEELIGEIIRDNLSKMSSHTKCTNPVPHFQNMAFSIFVALFLGISPHDQDFRRLQKLYEKIDYRHALFTTKSKIDQSLDEIEKIFLSHVHERPSYFRSFLGDQLHDCSTYSHDTTLLRNFIYLLQTSWIDVSDLLFWMFKLLSDNAQWIKALRTNLHSQDESLRQSAHQLGNRVVLETLRLEQSEYLMRKALRDIEFEGFLIPKGWLVRIGIRESHRDADIFPNPNAFNPDRFLTTSIGPKQYSPFGIQQKSCLGKGLTLWIGQKVVLELAQGFTWKVVHDGPRELGVFHWRPSAKLRVQMSSFSINSA; this is translated from the coding sequence ATGACATCACTAATTACGGTGATAGCCGTATTACTTCCTCTCGCTCCCATTTTGAACGTGTACCGTCTGCCAGGTTTCATTCGTCGCCTGCGATTGTTTCCTCGTGTGTTTGTCCTACTCAGTTCGGCTATTGTCTTATATATTTCCCTGACTGTCTTGCTCGTCCTGTATTTTCCCCGGTATGTCCCTGCAGTGTTGGTTTTGGCTTTTCCATTGGTGTTTTACCTGTACTTTTGGCGCGCAAGGTCGACATTCGGCTCTAAGAAGAGACTTCCTCCCGGTTCTCTGAGACTCGCACCTCCAGGCCCTTGGGTTGATTATTTGTATTATCAGAAACAGGCTGATAAACACGGCCCCATTTTTAAAATGAATAATTTCGTCCAGCCGATGATTTGTCTGGCTGGAATAGAACTGGGTACAGAATTTTTAAAACTCCACGAAGATGATACAACGACACCGCCCATGCCTTTTAACAGTCGCATCCCCGGCGGCTTCATGCGTTATATGGCACCCGCCATTCACATGGAATATCGGAATAAAATGAAAAACATTTTTTCTGACCATATATTCCTTCAGGGAAAGGAAGAGTTGATTGGTGAGATTATCAGGGACAATCTCTCAAAAATGTCAAGCCATACAAAATGTACGAATCCAGTTCCCCATTTCCAGAACATGGCATTTTCCATTTTCGTGGCGCTGTTTCTGGGAATTTCTCCTCATGATCAGGACTTTAGACGGTTGCAAAAATTATATGAAAAAATTGATTACCGGCACGCGCTGTTTACGACCAAATCAAAGATTGATCAATCTTTGGATGAAATTGAAAAGATATTTCTGAGCCACGTACATGAACGACCATCCTATTTTAGAAGTTTCCTTGGAGACCAGCTTCATGATTGCTCAACATATTCCCATGACACCACCTTACTGCGGAATTTCATCTATCTGCTTCAAACGTCCTGGATAGATGTATCCGACCTTTTATTCTGGATGTTCAAATTGCTCAGTGACAACGCTCAATGGATAAAGGCGCTTCGCACGAACCTCCACTCACAAGACGAATCACTCAGACAATCTGCGCACCAATTGGGCAATCGTGTTGTTCTTGAAACTCTGCGGCTGGAGCAAAGCGAATATCTTATGCGCAAGGCCCTGCGCGACATTGAATTTGAAGGATTTTTGATCCCAAAAGGCTGGCTGGTACGGATTGGCATTCGTGAAAGCCATCGGGATGCTGACATCTTCCCGAACCCAAATGCCTTCAACCCTGATCGCTTTTTAACAACGTCCATCGGCCCCAAGCAGTATTCTCCTTTTGGCATTCAACAGAAATCGTGTCTGGGAAAGGGACTCACTCTTTGGATTGGACAGAAGGTTGTTCTGGAATTAGCGCAAGGCTTTACATGGAAAGTCGTTCATGATGGTCCCCGAGAATTGGGGGTCTTTCATTGGAGGCCCAGTGCTAAATTACGGGTACAGATGTCTTCGTTTTCTATAAATTCAGCATAA
- a CDS encoding lipocalin family protein has translation MLGACSSVEHGGKLPTAVSVDLSMYSGMWHEIARLPMWGQRNCVRSTAEYRLLKSGKVAVRNACTTSTGEEISIEGVATVVDPEHRAKLDVVFDQWAAQLVALLTSSEQGNYWILRVDPDYRFAIVGTPDRDYLWILGRTPSIDEASYQDMVSFSQRLGFPTENLIRSPGPTD, from the coding sequence ATGCTTGGTGCGTGTTCAAGCGTTGAACATGGAGGAAAATTACCCACAGCGGTGTCAGTTGATCTCTCCATGTATAGCGGAATGTGGCATGAAATAGCACGACTGCCGATGTGGGGGCAACGAAACTGCGTAAGATCTACAGCCGAGTACCGGTTACTGAAATCGGGGAAGGTTGCCGTGCGAAACGCATGTACCACCTCGACCGGTGAGGAGATCAGCATTGAGGGAGTGGCCACGGTGGTGGACCCTGAACATCGGGCAAAGTTGGATGTGGTCTTCGACCAGTGGGCAGCTCAACTTGTGGCGTTGCTTACCTCATCGGAGCAGGGCAATTATTGGATACTTCGGGTCGATCCCGACTATAGGTTTGCGATCGTCGGCACCCCCGATCGGGACTACCTCTGGATCCTGGGACGAACCCCCTCAATCGATGAAGCAAGCTATCAGGACATGGTCTCCTTTAGTCAGCGACTTGGATTTCCAACAGAAAACCTGATCCGTTCCCCTGGACCCACAGATTGA
- a CDS encoding L-histidine N(alpha)-methyltransferase, which translates to MSFQFHNLRSGAAAPSSDDLFAQTVLTGLSRRPKCLPSWLIFDDRGSQIFNEITKLEGYHPAQCEYEIFKNQKQAITDLLGNQTFRVIELGAGDGGKTQILLQHCLQSRLTFEYVPIDISEGAIKTLLASLESRFGGGAMSVTGLAADYFDGLRAIGEQTRVRNFVLFLGSTIGNFELPAAERFIGKLRESLNEGDYIMMGFDLMKHPKTLYAAYNDSTGVFERFNLHLLDVLNQKLGANFVKERYVQQGQYNPQSHAVESFVYSTLEQVVSIEALDKEFHFEAWEPMQTEHSYKYTQSEIEMLAEKNGCRIVTHLFDANKHFVNSIWEVKK; encoded by the coding sequence ATGTCATTTCAATTTCACAATCTCCGATCGGGAGCCGCAGCACCGTCGTCTGATGACCTGTTCGCTCAAACTGTGCTGACCGGACTGTCGAGAAGACCGAAATGTCTGCCATCGTGGCTGATCTTCGATGATCGAGGCAGCCAAATCTTTAACGAAATCACCAAACTAGAAGGCTATCATCCCGCACAATGTGAATATGAGATTTTCAAAAATCAGAAACAGGCGATCACTGATCTCCTCGGGAACCAGACGTTTAGGGTTATTGAATTGGGAGCCGGCGATGGAGGGAAAACTCAAATTCTTCTTCAGCATTGCTTACAGAGCCGGCTGACATTCGAGTATGTGCCGATTGATATTTCCGAGGGCGCGATCAAGACACTCCTGGCTTCTCTCGAGTCGCGATTTGGAGGGGGGGCTATGTCGGTCACAGGACTGGCCGCCGATTATTTTGATGGACTCCGCGCGATTGGTGAACAAACGAGGGTCCGAAACTTTGTGCTCTTCTTGGGTTCGACCATTGGAAATTTCGAGTTACCGGCGGCCGAGCGGTTTATTGGAAAGCTGCGGGAAAGTTTGAATGAAGGGGACTATATCATGATGGGGTTCGATCTCATGAAACATCCGAAGACCCTGTATGCAGCCTACAATGATTCAACAGGAGTCTTCGAACGATTCAACTTGCATCTCCTTGATGTTCTCAATCAGAAACTAGGGGCTAATTTTGTGAAAGAACGGTATGTCCAGCAGGGACAATATAATCCACAGTCCCATGCGGTCGAAAGTTTTGTTTACAGTACCCTTGAGCAAGTTGTCTCCATCGAGGCGTTGGATAAGGAGTTTCACTTTGAGGCATGGGAACCGATGCAAACCGAGCATTCCTATAAATATACTCAATCAGAAATTGAAATGTTGGCCGAAAAGAATGGGTGCCGGATTGTGACGCATCTGTTTGATGCCAACAAACATTTTGTGAATTCAATTTGGGAAGTGAAGAAATAG
- a CDS encoding iron-containing redox enzyme family protein, with protein sequence MSVFSVQNISELEYCQAHEVLTHFIQQEDLDQYISLRPKCLNLFEQVLGQAMVEAYEDQPSSSTAHLFLQQILYRINRLKLFWYDDLENYTNEDSTFLLSIRRKIETAWQAWESQHIEVSLLKNLDIEAALRERAAEDLNPELSQSGIFYRNDMSKEGYRQLLAIASLDGLVEASQLSRVIGGVGNEIQSMLTKILFEEYGGAKLERKHTSFFSAMLIELGMDPTPETYFDIVPWEVLANINHSFTVSERKRFFLRYIGSLLYFEISVPAAFQHYKIAGERLGLSEKAIGYWDIHIKEDLRHGQWMLNEVALPLITRYQDSAWEIVMGYDQQRSLSTRAGLAIANSVLQAENA encoded by the coding sequence ATGAGCGTTTTTTCCGTTCAAAATATTTCGGAGCTCGAATACTGCCAGGCCCATGAAGTGTTGACGCACTTCATTCAGCAAGAGGATCTGGATCAGTACATCTCCCTCAGACCCAAGTGCCTGAATCTGTTCGAGCAGGTGTTAGGTCAGGCGATGGTGGAGGCCTACGAGGACCAGCCTTCATCTTCTACGGCACACCTGTTTCTCCAGCAGATTCTCTATCGAATCAACCGATTGAAACTGTTCTGGTATGACGACCTTGAGAATTACACCAATGAGGATTCTACATTTCTCCTCTCCATCCGGAGAAAAATTGAAACGGCTTGGCAGGCATGGGAGTCTCAACATATCGAGGTCTCTCTCCTAAAGAACTTGGACATCGAGGCGGCGCTTCGGGAACGCGCGGCAGAAGATCTTAACCCGGAACTCTCCCAGTCCGGGATCTTCTATCGCAACGATATGTCGAAGGAAGGATACCGTCAATTATTAGCCATCGCCTCTTTAGATGGCCTGGTTGAGGCGAGCCAATTGTCACGAGTGATTGGCGGCGTCGGGAATGAAATCCAATCCATGCTCACGAAGATCCTCTTTGAGGAGTATGGGGGAGCCAAATTAGAAAGAAAGCATACCTCATTTTTTTCGGCGATGCTGATCGAATTGGGTATGGACCCCACGCCTGAAACCTACTTTGACATCGTTCCATGGGAAGTCCTCGCCAACATCAATCATAGTTTTACCGTTTCTGAACGCAAAAGATTTTTCTTGCGGTATATAGGCAGCCTTCTCTACTTTGAAATCTCAGTCCCTGCAGCATTTCAGCATTATAAAATCGCAGGAGAACGGCTTGGCCTTAGCGAAAAAGCAATCGGCTACTGGGATATCCACATCAAAGAGGACCTACGGCACGGTCAATGGATGTTGAACGAAGTCGCCCTTCCCCTCATCACCCGCTATCAAGATAGCGCGTGGGAAATCGTAATGGGCTATGATCAGCAACGATCCCTCAGCACGCGTGCCGGTCTGGCTATCGCCAATTCCGTCCTACAGGCGGAGAATGCCTGA